One window of Immundisolibacter sp. genomic DNA carries:
- the hemC gene encoding hydroxymethylbilane synthase yields the protein MLRIATRKSPLALWQAHHIAGLLQAHHPALRVELVEMLTEGDRILDRTLSAEGGKGLFIKELEQGLADGRADLAVHSMKDVPAELPPGFALPVFCAAADPRDALVTLQASSLDTLPTGARVGTASLRRGCQVLARRPDLVLVMTRGNVQTRLAKLDRGDCDALLLAAAGLDRLGLADRIAARLPVDVMLPAVTQGVLGLECRTGDAAVAALIAPLHQPPTALRVQAERAFAGRLGGGCHTPLAAHAVLDGDTLHLTGLVGTPDGRRILREALSGPADQPQALGLDLAQRLLDHGAADILANRA from the coding sequence ATGCTGCGCATCGCCACCCGCAAGAGCCCGCTCGCCCTGTGGCAGGCCCACCACATCGCCGGCTTGCTGCAAGCGCACCACCCGGCCCTGCGCGTCGAACTGGTGGAGATGCTTACCGAGGGCGACCGCATCCTGGACCGCACGCTCAGCGCCGAGGGCGGCAAGGGCCTGTTCATCAAGGAACTGGAGCAGGGTCTGGCCGATGGCCGCGCGGACCTGGCCGTGCACTCCATGAAGGACGTGCCCGCCGAGCTACCGCCGGGTTTCGCGTTGCCGGTGTTCTGCGCCGCCGCCGATCCGCGCGATGCCCTGGTCACATTGCAGGCAAGCAGCCTGGACACGCTGCCGACCGGCGCCCGCGTCGGCACGGCCAGCCTGCGCCGGGGCTGTCAGGTGCTGGCCCGCCGACCCGACCTGGTGCTGGTGATGACCCGCGGCAATGTTCAGACGCGCCTGGCCAAGCTCGATCGCGGCGACTGCGATGCGCTGCTGCTGGCCGCCGCGGGCCTGGACCGGCTGGGACTGGCTGACCGGATTGCCGCCCGCCTGCCGGTGGACGTAATGCTGCCGGCAGTAACGCAGGGTGTACTGGGCCTGGAATGCCGGACCGGTGATGCAGCCGTCGCGGCACTGATCGCACCCCTGCACCAGCCACCCACGGCCCTACGCGTGCAGGCCGAACGGGCCTTTGCCGGGCGCCTGGGCGGCGGCTGCCATACGCCGCTGGCGGCGCACGCCGTGCTGGACGGCGACACGCTGCACCTGACAGGCCTGGTCGGTACGCCGGATGGCCGCCGCATACTGCGCGAGGCGCTCAGCGGACCGGCTGACCAGCCACAGGCACTCGGTCTGGACCTGGCCCAGCGCCTGCTCGACCACGGCGCGGCCGACATCCTGGCCAACCGTGCCTGA
- a CDS encoding uroporphyrinogen-III synthase: protein MPESAASGVLVTRPAGQATAFGERLQAAGFSPLYLPTLAIAATDPTAAGAALRAALPCDFAVFISANAVQHALPAITAAGGLSANCGVIAVGPASAQALQAAGFRNLLLPEARFDSEGVLSLPALQAVTGKRVVIFRGEGGRTLLAETLAARGADVRALVCYRRVAAGDPVQLAAWLAQDAIAVVTATSRAGLHALMALAGPLAVQLKALPLAVLSPALAESALQAGFSGPLMAADQARDADLVTAVTRLHGTLAVDR, encoded by the coding sequence GTGCCTGAATCCGCCGCCAGCGGCGTGCTGGTGACCCGACCAGCCGGCCAGGCCACGGCGTTTGGCGAGCGGTTGCAGGCTGCCGGCTTCAGTCCGCTGTACCTGCCCACCCTGGCCATCGCGGCGACGGATCCAACGGCGGCCGGCGCGGCCCTGCGAGCCGCCCTGCCCTGCGATTTCGCCGTGTTCATCAGCGCCAACGCCGTACAGCACGCCCTGCCAGCAATTACCGCGGCCGGTGGCCTGTCTGCCAATTGCGGGGTAATCGCGGTCGGGCCGGCGAGTGCCCAGGCACTGCAAGCGGCCGGCTTCCGAAACCTGTTGCTGCCGGAGGCCCGCTTCGACAGCGAAGGCGTGCTCAGCCTCCCGGCCCTGCAGGCCGTGACCGGCAAGCGGGTGGTGATCTTTCGCGGTGAGGGCGGGCGCACCCTGCTGGCCGAGACCCTCGCGGCGCGTGGCGCCGATGTCCGGGCGCTGGTCTGCTACCGGCGGGTCGCGGCGGGTGACCCGGTTCAGCTTGCCGCCTGGCTGGCGCAGGACGCCATCGCCGTGGTGACCGCCACCAGCCGTGCCGGTCTGCATGCCCTGATGGCCCTCGCCGGGCCACTCGCGGTGCAGCTCAAGGCGCTGCCTTTGGCGGTGCTCAGTCCGGCCCTGGCCGAGTCTGCCCTTCAGGCCGGATTCAGCGGGCCACTGATGGCCGCCGACCAGGCGCGCGATGCCGATCTTGTGACAGCCGTCACTCGCTTGCACGGCACGCTCGCCGTGGACCGGTAA